The genome window GATCAGCAGCGTGTGCTTGAGGCCTTCGGCGGCGACCGCGCCCAGCTCCGGGTTGTCCAGCAGCTCGATCAGCGGATGGATGTTGTAGCCGCCGAGCATGGTGCCCAGCAGTTCGGTGGCGCGGGTCGGCGAGATCAGCGGGGTCTTCTCGCTGCCGAAGGCGACCGCGGCCAGGTACGAGGCCTTGACCTTGGCGGCGTCGTCGACGCCGGCGGGCACGCGGTGGCTCAGCAGTTCGACCAGGAACGGCTCCTCGCCGGCCGGCGGGTTCTTCAGCAGTTCGATGACCTGCGCGGTCTGCTGCGCGCTCAGCGGCAGCGGCGGGATACCCAGCGCGGCGCGCTCGGCTACGTGGTGGCGGTAGGCTTCCAACATACGGGTTCTCCGGGAAAAAACGGTGGGGATGGGGGGCGGCGGCTGCGCGGCGTCAGCCGGCGGGCTTGGGGACGATGATCTTCAGGCCCTTGAAGTACTCGCGGAAAAAACCGTCGTCGCGGGTGATCAGGCCATCGCATTGCAGCAGCGCATGCGCACCGATCAGGAAATCGGCCACCACCCGCTCGCGCTTGCCGCCGCGGGCGCGGAAGCGGCGCTGCATCTCGCCGGCGCGCAAGGCCGACTTGGCCTCCAGCGCGCTGAAACGGATGCTCATGTCTTCCAGCACCGACAACGCCTCGGCGCCGTCGCGCAGCGCGCTGCACACTTCGGCCAGGACGATGTCGCAGACCACGACCGGGCCGGTGCTCAGACACTGGCGCAGGCAGGCTTCGGCGGCGTCGGCCTGGGGGCCGTCGGCCAGCAGATCCACCAGCACGGACGAGTCGATGGCGATCATGCGCCGGCGTCGGGTTCGAACGGATCGCCCGGGGCGCGGCCGCGGATCGCGCGCATCGCCTCGTCGGTGCTGGCGAAGCCGTCGAGCTTGAAGCGGCCGCGGGCGCGCGAGATGGCATCGTCCACGCTCTTGCGCAGGATGATCCGGCCGCCATCGAGCTCCACCTTCAGGATGGTGCCCTTGCTCAGGCCCAGCGCATCGCGCACGGCCTTGGGAAGAGTGATCTGACCGCGTTCGGCGACAGTGGCTTCCATTGGTGTAGGCCCGGTTCGGTATGCACGGATTATACATACTCAAGCGGCCATACCGCCAGCGCCGGACGCGCCCCGGCACAGCGCGCGGTCAGGTACCGGGCGCGGTGCCGCCAGTGACGCACGGCCTTGCGGCATCCTCGGCAGCCACCGCACGCCCCCCCTTGCGGATGCCGGGGCCGGGCCCCCCGCCAACGCAGGGCCGCCCCGCCCTCTCTCAGCGGCTCAGAACGCCACCTGCAAACGACCATTGAAGGTGGTGCCCTGGTCCGGGCCCTGCACGCTGCCGCTGCGGTTGTCGGTCTGCCAGCGGATCACGTCGAGCATCAACCGGCTGACATCGTTGAGGTACCAGTTGGTGCCCAGCGTCCAGGCATGGCCACGGCCGCCGCCCGGCAGTTCGGCGTAGTCCACGTCCTCGTAGCGCAGCTTCAGCTCCCAGGCGCCGGCGCCACCGGCGCCGACCGGGGCGGCGACCTTGACCCGGCCCCAGGTGCCGGTCTTGCCGACATACGCCGGCAGCGCGCCGGACAGGAACCAGCCGGCCGACACCGCCCAGGCCTGGTGAGCGAGGTCGTAACCGCCGGCCGCGCCGCGCCCGTGCAGGTTACGCCTGCCCCATTCGCCGCTGGCCCAGGCCGGGCCGAACACGCCGGCCAGCTCCGTGCCGTAGCCGTCGCTG of Xanthomonas sacchari contains these proteins:
- a CDS encoding type II toxin-antitoxin system VapC family toxin; protein product: MIAIDSSVLVDLLADGPQADAAEACLRQCLSTGPVVVCDIVLAEVCSALRDGAEALSVLEDMSIRFSALEAKSALRAGEMQRRFRARGGKRERVVADFLIGAHALLQCDGLITRDDGFFREYFKGLKIIVPKPAG
- a CDS encoding AbrB/MazE/SpoVT family DNA-binding domain-containing protein, coding for MEATVAERGQITLPKAVRDALGLSKGTILKVELDGGRIILRKSVDDAISRARGRFKLDGFASTDEAMRAIRGRAPGDPFEPDAGA